One Halarcobacter ebronensis genomic window carries:
- a CDS encoding formate dehydrogenase subunit gamma codes for MKLKYLLIIFLALTSLAFASESAIWGKDLVANILAYDKEGSLQLGKWFTLLQDKYFTIAFLVVMLAIPFVFMVHYLIIGPMIFSHDRKKIKVFNIFHRTIHTIAGVSFIVLVPTGFVMIFGSYLGGGFFVKTCKELHAIATPFFCVAVIPMLVMWFKEMLPTSDDIKWMMILGGYLNKRKDPIPAGKFNAGQKMWFWLCTFGGIVMILTGAAMYFQDFELEIIKSFGLSQIDFLRLSVIVHNILGMAVSALFFTHVYMSVFAIKGAIHSMVTGYKEEEEVEILHSTYYKKLKKEQKV; via the coding sequence ATGAAACTTAAATATCTACTAATTATATTTTTAGCACTAACTTCACTAGCTTTTGCTAGTGAAAGTGCTATTTGGGGAAAGGATTTAGTAGCTAATATTTTAGCCTACGATAAAGAGGGCAGTTTGCAGTTAGGAAAGTGGTTTACTCTACTTCAAGATAAATACTTTACTATTGCCTTTTTAGTTGTAATGTTAGCTATTCCTTTTGTTTTTATGGTTCACTATTTAATTATTGGACCAATGATCTTTTCACATGATAGAAAAAAGATAAAAGTATTTAATATTTTTCATAGAACTATTCACACAATAGCTGGAGTATCTTTTATTGTTCTTGTACCAACAGGATTTGTAATGATATTTGGAAGTTATCTTGGTGGAGGTTTTTTTGTTAAGACTTGTAAAGAATTACACGCGATTGCTACTCCTTTCTTTTGTGTGGCCGTGATTCCTATGCTAGTAATGTGGTTTAAAGAGATGCTTCCAACAAGTGATGATATCAAATGGATGATGATTCTTGGAGGTTATCTAAATAAAAGAAAAGACCCAATTCCTGCAGGAAAATTTAATGCAGGGCAAAAAATGTGGTTTTGGTTATGTACATTTGGTGGAATAGTTATGATTTTAACTGGTGCAGCAATGTATTTCCAAGATTTTGAATTAGAAATTATTAAATCATTTGGATTATCACAAATTGATTTTTTAAGATTAAGTGTAATTGTTCACAATATACTTGGTATGGCAGTTTCAGCACTGTTCTTTACCCATGTTTATATGTCAGTTTTTGCAATTAAAGGTGCAATCCATAGTATGGTAACTGGATATAAAGAGGAAGAAGAGGTTGAAATTTTACATAGTACATACTATAAAAAGTTAAAAAAAGAACAAAAAGTATAA
- a CDS encoding response regulator yields the protein MIVKDLNILKNFNVLYIEDDVQLLTHTKDVLEDFVNNIFAVETTKEALNILSNKKIDVIISDILLQDDNGIDFLNYLKKEKDIQIPTILTTAHTDTKYLLDAIKLKVENYIVKPINIKELLNSLHDVLLPFTQQKEIQKNINIIKMIGAVTDSKQVDVIKYLINNLNNDNLINTSYSEIMSEISISKPTLIKLFKELSEKNILVKTAHKTYKFDENALDNI from the coding sequence ATGATAGTAAAAGATTTAAATATATTAAAAAATTTCAATGTACTTTACATAGAAGATGATGTTCAACTTTTAACGCATACAAAAGATGTTTTAGAAGATTTTGTAAATAATATTTTTGCAGTTGAAACAACAAAAGAGGCACTTAATATTCTCTCAAATAAAAAAATTGATGTTATTATCTCAGATATTTTATTGCAAGATGATAATGGAATAGATTTTCTAAACTACTTAAAAAAAGAGAAAGATATTCAGATTCCTACAATTCTTACAACGGCTCACACAGATACAAAATATCTTTTAGATGCCATTAAATTAAAAGTTGAAAACTATATTGTAAAACCAATAAATATAAAAGAGTTATTAAACTCATTACATGATGTATTGTTGCCATTTACTCAACAAAAAGAGATACAAAAAAATATCAATATTATTAAAATGATTGGTGCTGTAACAGATAGCAAACAAGTTGATGTTATAAAATATCTAATAAACAATTTAAATAATGATAATTTGATTAATACTTCATATAGTGAAATTATGAGTGAAATATCTATTTCAAAACCTACGTTAATCAAACTTTTTAAAGAGCTTTCAGAAAAAAATATTCTTGTAAAAACAGCTCACAAAACTTATAAATTTGATGAAAATGCTTTGGATAATATCTAA
- a CDS encoding sensor histidine kinase, which yields MKSTNIIDFIDNITFKYKTYILIFIITGGMLSIIILSQISTYAIKNDYERLFEKRTKPLILLESLKDVYEINVLDTIYDIKNNNISFENGKEVLELAKNLSNNYWNQYKQNRNSEFENNFFLQIIKKLFIEKNYEYKNEVLLESLMTNIDKKMEHINNYINYFDLNSYNEVKYETNSIKIYITSLINYDLKVTIDEKRDTNRLFNYIFLFSILSIVFVFIFSILLSIIIINNFKKLHKLLELKVERKTKELMELNDNLEKRIEIEVKNSRKKDLIMFQQAKLASMGEMLNNIAHQWRQPLGSISMIIQSFQTKMEFGKLTPEFVDTKVKDALLLADNMSTTLDDFKNFFTPDNIKSKFSLKNCIEHSFELSKYVLEKYNIHHTIEMKKDIVIDGFYNGLSHVLLNLINNSKDALMDKDCCLVKEIRIVVIQARKKVILHFMDNGGGISDKILPKIFEPYYTTKYKSAGTGIGLYMSKQIIEKHMNGSIKCKNIKNPRPNCDNCKSTLFILEIPFQ from the coding sequence ATGAAATCAACTAATATAATTGACTTTATTGATAATATTACTTTTAAATATAAAACCTATATTCTAATATTTATTATAACAGGAGGTATGTTATCAATTATTATCTTATCTCAAATCTCAACTTATGCTATAAAAAATGACTATGAAAGACTCTTTGAAAAAAGAACAAAACCTCTTATTCTTCTTGAGAGTTTAAAAGATGTTTATGAGATAAATGTTTTAGATACAATTTATGATATAAAGAATAACAATATCAGTTTTGAAAATGGAAAAGAGGTTTTAGAGTTAGCTAAAAATCTTTCAAATAATTACTGGAATCAGTACAAACAAAACAGAAATAGTGAGTTTGAAAATAATTTTTTCCTTCAAATTATAAAAAAATTATTTATAGAAAAAAACTATGAATACAAAAATGAAGTGCTTTTAGAGAGTTTGATGACAAATATTGATAAAAAAATGGAACATATTAATAACTATATAAACTACTTTGATCTAAATTCGTATAATGAAGTAAAATATGAAACTAATAGTATAAAAATCTATATTACAAGTTTAATTAACTATGATTTAAAAGTAACTATTGATGAAAAAAGAGATACAAATAGACTCTTTAATTATATTTTTCTTTTTTCTATTTTATCAATTGTATTTGTCTTTATCTTTTCTATTCTATTATCTATAATTATCATCAACAACTTCAAAAAACTTCATAAACTCTTGGAATTAAAAGTTGAAAGAAAAACTAAAGAATTAATGGAGCTTAATGATAATTTGGAAAAAAGAATTGAAATTGAAGTTAAAAATAGTAGAAAAAAAGATTTAATTATGTTTCAACAGGCAAAACTTGCCTCAATGGGAGAGATGCTAAATAATATAGCCCATCAATGGAGACAACCACTTGGTTCAATATCTATGATTATACAAAGCTTTCAGACAAAAATGGAGTTTGGCAAACTAACCCCTGAATTTGTAGATACAAAAGTAAAAGATGCCCTACTTTTAGCAGATAATATGTCAACAACTTTAGATGATTTTAAAAACTTCTTTACTCCTGATAATATAAAAAGTAAATTCAGTCTAAAAAATTGCATAGAACACTCTTTTGAGCTCTCTAAATATGTCTTAGAAAAATACAATATTCATCATACAATTGAAATGAAAAAGGATATAGTTATAGATGGTTTTTATAATGGTCTTTCACATGTATTATTAAATTTGATTAATAACTCAAAAGATGCCTTAATGGATAAAGATTGTTGTCTCGTTAAGGAGATAAGAATAGTTGTAATACAAGCTAGAAAAAAAGTTATTTTACACTTTATGGATAATGGGGGAGGCATCAGTGATAAAATTCTTCCTAAAATATTTGAGCCATACTATACAACAAAATATAAAAGTGCAGGAACAGGTATTGGACTATATATGTCTAAACAGATTATTGAAAAACATATGAATGGTTCTATTAAATGTAAAAATATCAAAAATCCACGACCCAATTGTGATAACTGTAAATCAACTCTCTTTATTCTTGAAATACCTTTTCAATGA
- a CDS encoding ABC transporter substrate-binding protein, whose translation MLYRFIIFIFLCIFALSFFRSNVYSSKEIVLGTSLPKEGIMKAWGRGVLLGANSYFKYANESNLINEKKFVLKSYDDKYEPNLTFKNSNNLIYKDKVFSLFGFVGTPTVKNILPILADTRIPFFAPFTGASFLRNTNISNIINLRSSYTKEIEKIISYLNKVRNIKKFAVFYQNDDYGEEAYTALVQTLKKNKLTLVSEGSYKRNTLSITHAIHEMKDKEIGAIIMIGAYKASALFIEKAREIPNLKETLFATLSFGDANAMLKELNHKGERIIFSQVVPDYNSDIKIAKEYRKLLKTYYPDSCYSFISFESFLAAKAVVKAIKRTQNHITNETFIKALKSLTPEEMDGLNINFKNNQLLNDTYLFEYKNSNFKEIKYEIN comes from the coding sequence ATGTTATATAGATTTATTATTTTTATTTTTTTATGTATATTTGCATTAAGCTTTTTTAGGAGCAATGTATATAGCTCAAAAGAGATTGTTTTAGGTACATCTTTACCTAAAGAGGGGATTATGAAGGCTTGGGGAAGAGGAGTACTTTTAGGAGCAAACAGTTACTTTAAATATGCAAATGAATCCAATCTAATAAATGAAAAAAAATTTGTATTAAAAAGTTACGATGATAAATATGAACCAAATTTAACTTTCAAAAATAGTAATAATTTAATCTATAAAGATAAAGTATTTTCACTTTTTGGTTTTGTTGGTACTCCTACAGTAAAAAATATTTTACCCATATTAGCTGATACAAGAATACCATTTTTTGCTCCTTTTACGGGAGCTAGTTTTTTAAGGAACACAAATATTTCAAATATTATAAATCTAAGAAGTAGTTATACAAAAGAGATAGAAAAAATAATCTCTTATCTAAATAAAGTTAGAAATATAAAAAAATTTGCAGTATTTTATCAAAATGATGATTATGGAGAAGAGGCGTATACTGCTCTTGTACAGACTTTGAAAAAGAATAAATTAACTTTAGTTAGTGAAGGAAGTTATAAAAGGAATACTCTATCAATAACCCATGCAATACATGAGATGAAAGATAAAGAGATTGGAGCTATTATAATGATTGGTGCATATAAAGCAAGTGCACTTTTTATTGAAAAGGCTAGAGAAATTCCTAATCTAAAAGAGACACTTTTTGCAACACTATCTTTTGGTGATGCAAATGCAATGTTAAAAGAACTAAACCATAAAGGCGAAAGAATAATATTTTCTCAGGTAGTTCCTGACTATAACTCAGATATTAAAATAGCAAAAGAATATAGAAAACTTTTAAAAACTTATTATCCTGATTCTTGTTATAGTTTTATCTCTTTTGAATCTTTTCTTGCTGCAAAAGCTGTTGTAAAAGCAATAAAAAGAACTCAAAATCATATTACAAATGAGACTTTTATAAAGGCACTAAAATCATTAACTCCCGAAGAGATGGATGGACTAAATATCAATTTTAAAAATAATCAACTTTTAAATGATACATATCTTTTCGAGTATAAAAATTCAAATTTTAAAGAGATTAAATATGAAATCAACTAA
- a CDS encoding 4Fe-4S binding protein: MQEYIYYSQTKLEFPLHESIYVTSKLEELTGKNFLISNSNEVSSELLADEIEFYEKNTEDSLQNKISNIKKLYEIAEQKLDCATDFPKSKEIGNRLLIISSSSEDTKAIMKSLDKDEFDTFHIEESILKSISGSIGSLKVIVEDENSESELNVDQIVWFDMKDEGSKQSGVFDPNQTSISDVINTLRENCQNYEYRNYISYDSTICQYHERRDEVCAKCVEVCPTVAITKIDDKKHLEFSDIDCLGCGGCVSVCPSGAIDYNPINKDAIFELSLNYKDTHPLIISENMNLKETNVSLKEGILPLKIEGGKFLDELSLLTFSQVSSSQVIFYNDELSKGTLEAIRILNEIYQKKYSKDAVLVATNESELQEAINKVTFVENSFFSFNQQTMRKREAFSYRVSHIVGDEDLGVVETGPNIHYGLIKVNEDKCTLCLSCVGACNVDALIADAKTFELRVNPSLCTACGYCVASCAEEDCLSIKQDVINLNPMFFKENVLAKDKLFACIECGKEFATTKAIEKVATVMKPFFASNPTKLKTLYCCEDCKAKLMIKEGLLDA; the protein is encoded by the coding sequence ATGCAAGAATATATCTATTATTCGCAAACAAAATTAGAGTTTCCTTTACATGAATCAATTTATGTAACTTCAAAGTTAGAGGAACTTACTGGAAAGAATTTTTTGATTTCAAACTCAAATGAAGTTTCAAGTGAACTTCTAGCAGATGAGATTGAATTTTATGAAAAAAATACGGAAGATAGCTTACAAAACAAAATCTCAAATATTAAAAAACTATACGAAATTGCTGAACAAAAACTTGATTGTGCAACTGATTTCCCAAAATCAAAAGAGATAGGAAATAGACTTTTAATTATCTCTAGTAGCAGTGAAGATACTAAAGCTATTATGAAAAGTTTAGACAAAGATGAGTTTGATACTTTTCATATAGAAGAGTCTATTTTAAAATCAATTAGTGGTTCTATTGGCTCTTTAAAAGTTATTGTTGAAGATGAAAATAGTGAGAGTGAGCTTAATGTTGACCAAATAGTATGGTTTGATATGAAAGATGAAGGTTCAAAACAAAGTGGTGTTTTTGATCCAAATCAGACAAGCATAAGTGATGTAATAAACACTCTTAGAGAAAACTGTCAAAATTATGAGTATAGAAACTATATTAGTTATGATTCAACTATTTGTCAATATCACGAAAGAAGAGATGAAGTTTGTGCAAAATGTGTTGAAGTTTGCCCAACTGTAGCTATTACAAAAATAGATGATAAAAAGCATTTAGAATTCTCTGATATCGACTGTTTAGGATGTGGTGGTTGCGTTTCTGTTTGTCCAAGTGGTGCAATTGATTACAATCCAATAAATAAAGATGCAATTTTTGAATTAAGCCTTAATTATAAAGATACCCATCCTCTTATTATCTCTGAAAATATGAATTTAAAAGAGACAAATGTTAGTTTAAAAGAGGGAATATTACCTCTTAAAATAGAGGGTGGTAAATTTTTAGATGAGTTATCTTTATTGACTTTTTCTCAAGTCTCTTCTTCTCAGGTGATTTTTTATAATGATGAGTTATCAAAAGGGACTCTTGAGGCAATTAGAATTTTAAATGAAATTTATCAAAAAAAATACTCTAAAGATGCAGTTCTTGTTGCAACAAACGAGAGTGAACTTCAAGAAGCAATTAATAAAGTAACTTTCGTAGAAAACAGCTTTTTTAGTTTTAATCAACAAACAATGAGAAAAAGAGAAGCTTTCTCTTATAGAGTATCTCATATAGTTGGAGATGAAGATTTAGGTGTTGTAGAAACTGGACCAAATATCCATTATGGATTAATCAAAGTAAATGAAGACAAATGTACTTTATGTCTTTCATGTGTGGGAGCCTGTAATGTTGATGCATTAATTGCAGATGCAAAAACTTTTGAACTTAGAGTAAATCCATCTTTATGTACTGCCTGTGGTTACTGTGTAGCAAGTTGTGCAGAAGAGGATTGTTTAAGTATAAAACAAGATGTTATTAACTTAAATCCAATGTTTTTTAAAGAGAATGTTTTAGCAAAAGATAAACTTTTTGCCTGTATTGAGTGTGGAAAAGAGTTTGCTACAACAAAAGCAATAGAAAAAGTTGCTACGGTTATGAAGCCATTTTTTGCTTCAAATCCTACAAAACTTAAAACACTTTACTGCTGTGAAGATTGTAAAGCAAAATTAATGATTAAAGAGGGATTATTAGATGCATAA
- a CDS encoding TorD/DmsD family molecular chaperone: MHNKDIDKARLFIYNVLSLFFVEEHVKNHLNELIENLDILALNSFDEDFSKIIVEIEELLKNYEKNELYVQYQELFLVPFGNSVSLSASWHHEEREAGLMLIKVRDILAQTKIRRDESKFTAQEDNFGFIFTLCSYLIEQQINGELKTNLQKELFKEVINPFIDKLSFQLVASGSEVYTRVGTLLSIFFNFERVYLEVQRVK; this comes from the coding sequence ATGCATAATAAAGATATTGATAAAGCTAGATTGTTTATTTATAATGTTCTTTCACTTTTTTTTGTTGAAGAACATGTAAAGAATCATTTGAATGAGTTGATTGAAAATTTAGATATTTTAGCTTTAAACTCTTTTGATGAAGATTTTTCAAAAATTATTGTTGAAATAGAGGAATTACTAAAAAATTACGAGAAGAATGAACTCTATGTTCAGTATCAAGAGCTATTTTTAGTTCCTTTTGGAAACTCTGTATCTCTTAGTGCTTCTTGGCATCATGAAGAGAGAGAAGCTGGTTTGATGTTAATAAAAGTAAGAGATATTTTAGCTCAAACAAAAATAAGAAGAGATGAGAGTAAGTTTACTGCACAAGAGGATAACTTTGGATTTATTTTTACCCTTTGTTCATATTTGATTGAACAACAAATAAATGGTGAGTTAAAAACAAATTTACAAAAAGAGCTTTTTAAAGAGGTGATAAATCCTTTTATTGACAAGTTATCTTTTCAACTTGTTGCAAGTGGTTCAGAAGTTTATACAAGAGTTGGAACTCTTTTAAGTATATTCTTTAATTTTGAGAGAGTATATTTAGAGGTTCAAAGGGTTAAATAA
- a CDS encoding formate dehydrogenase, translated as MANELTQRRAFIKRAGIAATVLAGSVVATAATSEKKERGTGSNVGNGVVTGTSTKKEILYKKSAHWDTFYKAAK; from the coding sequence ATGGCTAATGAGTTAACTCAAAGAAGAGCCTTTATTAAAAGAGCAGGGATAGCAGCTACAGTGTTAGCTGGGTCAGTTGTGGCGACTGCAGCGACTTCTGAGAAGAAGGAGAGAGGTACTGGAAGCAACGTAGGGAATGGTGTTGTAACAGGAACTTCAACAAAAAAAGAGATACTTTATAAAAAAAGTGCCCATTGGGATACCTTTTATAAAGCTGCTAAATAG